A single Corynebacterium resistens DSM 45100 DNA region contains:
- the ypfJ gene encoding KPN_02809 family neutral zinc metallopeptidase has protein sequence MTFNNNLGDYSDRGSSADGAGFGGGMRGGGGGGPLMWILGSVISRKFGIPGILIFGAIIFFMNGGLGMFGGGGDSGQEASQHGNSKGFEHCKTSDDANKHDDCRMLATAVSLDKFWGKAVPAEIGKDYSKPGLKVGDGQVNSGCGAANLAQTGPFYCPGDESVYLSTKFFKELKKLGGSDAPFSQEYVVAHEFGHHIQKIEGNLGLSDYNQPGPDSNAVKMELQADCYAGVWAQNADKGPDAVLEPITQQQVDEAVRSAQSIGDDHIQESSGGGVNPDKWTHGSSKQRVEWFMRGYQGGTVDSCKQSFKR, from the coding sequence GTGACTTTTAACAATAATCTTGGCGACTATAGCGACCGCGGAAGTTCCGCAGACGGAGCCGGCTTCGGTGGCGGAATGCGTGGTGGAGGTGGCGGTGGCCCACTCATGTGGATTCTTGGTAGTGTCATCAGCCGCAAATTTGGCATCCCAGGCATCCTGATTTTCGGCGCCATCATCTTTTTCATGAATGGTGGGCTAGGCATGTTCGGCGGTGGTGGCGATAGTGGCCAGGAAGCCAGCCAGCACGGCAATTCCAAAGGCTTCGAACACTGCAAGACCAGCGATGATGCTAACAAGCACGACGATTGTCGCATGTTGGCAACGGCTGTCTCGCTTGACAAATTCTGGGGCAAGGCCGTCCCCGCAGAAATCGGTAAGGACTATTCCAAACCCGGTTTGAAAGTGGGTGATGGCCAGGTCAACAGTGGTTGCGGTGCCGCCAATTTGGCGCAGACGGGCCCATTTTACTGCCCAGGTGATGAGAGTGTTTATCTTTCCACCAAGTTCTTCAAAGAGCTGAAGAAGCTAGGGGGCTCTGACGCCCCGTTTTCCCAGGAATACGTTGTCGCACACGAGTTCGGGCACCATATTCAGAAAATCGAGGGAAACTTGGGACTATCCGACTATAACCAGCCGGGCCCCGATTCCAACGCCGTTAAAATGGAGCTGCAAGCCGATTGTTACGCGGGCGTGTGGGCGCAAAATGCCGACAAAGGGCCGGATGCTGTGTTGGAACCGATTACCCAACAACAGGTGGATGAGGCCGTCCGATCAGCGCAATCTATCGGTGATGACCACATTCAGGAAAGCTCCGGCGGTGGCGTGAATCCGGATAAATGGACGCACGGTTCTTCCAAGCAGCGTGTGGAATGGTTCATGCGTGGCTACCAAGGTGGCACAGTCGACAGCTGTAAGCAGAGCTTTAAACGCTAG